The proteins below come from a single Orcinus orca chromosome 6, mOrcOrc1.1, whole genome shotgun sequence genomic window:
- the LOC125964752 gene encoding ATP synthase subunit ATP5MJ, mitochondrial-like, translating into MAQSLIKHAWVPRKPYSTQVYRKSWGRMGLTGSISYKLMRADERSEALKAWGPAPAYGHC; encoded by the exons ATGGCTCAAAGCCTTATTAAAc atgcttGGGTCCCCAGGAAGCCCTACTCTACCCAAGTTTACCGTAAGAGTTGGGGAAGAATGGGGTTGACGGGCTCCATCAGTTATAAGCTCATGAGGGCTGATGAAAGAAGCGAAGCTTTGAAAGCCTGGGGTCCCGCGCCTGCTTATGGTCACTGTTAA